One part of the Cyclobacteriaceae bacterium genome encodes these proteins:
- a CDS encoding 2-oxo acid dehydrogenase subunit E2 yields MALVELIMPKMGESIMEATILTWLKKPGDKIEQDESVLEVATDKVDTEVPSTHAGVLKEILAKEGEVVKVGKPIAIITTDVEAGVTAEPKSDEPKQVAAPVSGSKKETIAATSTNGNGASHHIADYKSASRFYSPLVKNIAKEENIAIAELETIPGTGLEGRVTKKDILTYVQHRKLGQTIQATQQFKAPQGVPVSVSAGDEIIQMDRMRKMIAERMVDSKRISPHVTSFVEADVTNIVYWRNSVKNEFQKRYGESITFTPIFVEALVQAIKDFPMINIQVDGDRIIRKKEINIGMAVALPSGNLIVPVIKNADQYNISGLAKLVNDLAVRARENKLKPDELTGGTYTLTNVGSFGNVMGTPIIVQPQVGIMATGAILKKPAVVETPYGDAIVVRHKMFLSHSYDHRVVDGSLGGSFVRRVADYLEKFDPSRPF; encoded by the coding sequence ATGGCGCTAGTTGAGCTGATAATGCCCAAAATGGGTGAAAGTATAATGGAAGCCACCATTTTAACCTGGTTAAAAAAACCGGGCGATAAAATTGAGCAAGATGAGTCGGTATTGGAAGTGGCCACCGATAAGGTTGATACCGAAGTTCCCTCCACCCATGCCGGTGTATTAAAAGAAATACTGGCTAAAGAAGGCGAGGTGGTTAAGGTTGGAAAACCCATTGCTATTATCACAACTGATGTCGAAGCAGGCGTTACTGCTGAGCCCAAATCGGATGAACCCAAACAAGTAGCAGCACCTGTTTCAGGTTCTAAGAAAGAAACAATTGCCGCGACATCAACCAATGGCAACGGTGCCTCGCATCATATTGCTGATTACAAATCCGCTTCGCGATTTTATTCTCCTCTTGTTAAAAACATCGCCAAAGAAGAAAATATTGCGATTGCGGAATTAGAAACTATTCCCGGTACCGGGTTGGAAGGCCGTGTAACCAAAAAAGATATTCTAACCTACGTTCAGCACCGCAAATTAGGGCAAACCATCCAGGCCACACAGCAGTTTAAAGCCCCGCAAGGTGTGCCGGTATCAGTTAGCGCGGGCGATGAAATCATCCAGATGGACCGCATGCGCAAAATGATTGCCGAGCGCATGGTGGATTCAAAACGGATTTCTCCTCACGTAACTTCCTTTGTAGAAGCTGATGTTACCAACATTGTATACTGGCGAAATAGTGTGAAGAATGAATTTCAAAAGCGGTATGGGGAATCCATAACCTTCACACCAATTTTTGTAGAGGCCCTTGTGCAGGCGATCAAAGATTTCCCGATGATCAACATACAAGTTGATGGTGATCGTATAATACGAAAGAAAGAGATCAATATTGGAATGGCGGTAGCCCTTCCTTCGGGTAACCTGATTGTTCCGGTTATCAAAAATGCCGATCAATACAACATTAGTGGCTTAGCTAAACTGGTAAACGATCTTGCCGTTCGTGCCCGTGAAAACAAACTTAAACCCGATGAATTAACCGGAGGTACCTATACTTTAACCAACGTTGGCTCCTTTGGAAATGTGATGGGCACACCCATTATTGTTCAGCCACAAGTTGGTATAATGGCTACCGGGGCCATTCTTAAAAAACCAGCGGTGGTGGAAACACCGTATGGTGATGCGATAGTGGTTCGCCATAAAATGTTTTTATCACACTCGTATGACCACCGTGTAGTGGATGGATCACTGGGTGGAAGTTTTGTTAGACGTGTTGCCGATTACCTGGAGAAGTTTGATCCCAGCAGACCCTTTTAA
- a CDS encoding gliding motility-associated C-terminal domain-containing protein, with protein sequence MRNPKPCFYTLIFFIAPLFALGQSFYINPGTTVFVQSGSALSVRDSLVNNGTLTNNGSLVMGGVWLNNGTYVPGEGRITFNSTSGEQIINHNAQAFSWLTIDGSGIKKFLADIVVERELILTNGIMVAENNSKIIFDESVVITGGSDQSHVQGAVQHSGSGNKLFPIGNGTTYLPVQITGITSAATQVRVSSTELGGSVLPKSSSLKSISDQRYFTVDVVTGSLQNATVTLPVRNENSLSGGLQSLVVAQASALNDPFTSLGQSNSTGSLSTGTVTSAQAPTETLLAVASADNSGIEVFNAIAPNGFELNQYMRIANLPFPNKVLIFNRWGDKVYEVENYDDTVPGKRFAGLDTKGNELPSGNYFYKIEVDQKEVKTGYLSLKR encoded by the coding sequence ATGAGAAATCCCAAACCCTGTTTTTACACATTGATTTTTTTTATAGCTCCTTTATTTGCACTAGGTCAAAGTTTTTATATAAATCCGGGTACAACAGTATTTGTGCAATCAGGCTCTGCGCTTTCGGTTAGAGATAGTTTGGTCAACAACGGTACGTTAACAAACAACGGCTCCCTTGTTATGGGCGGTGTATGGCTTAACAATGGTACGTATGTTCCCGGTGAAGGGCGTATAACCTTCAACAGTACTTCCGGTGAGCAAATCATAAACCATAATGCACAGGCTTTTAGTTGGCTAACGATTGATGGTAGCGGCATAAAGAAATTTCTGGCCGATATTGTTGTGGAGCGTGAGCTTATCCTTACCAACGGTATTATGGTGGCCGAGAATAACTCGAAAATTATTTTTGATGAATCTGTGGTAATTACCGGTGGCTCGGATCAGTCGCACGTTCAGGGTGCGGTCCAACATTCCGGTTCAGGTAATAAATTATTCCCGATCGGGAATGGAACCACGTATTTACCTGTACAAATAACTGGAATAACATCAGCGGCTACTCAGGTAAGGGTTTCAAGCACTGAACTTGGCGGATCAGTTCTTCCGAAATCAAGTTCATTAAAAAGCATTTCTGATCAACGCTATTTTACGGTTGATGTAGTGACTGGCTCACTCCAAAATGCCACAGTTACATTGCCGGTTCGAAATGAGAATAGCCTGAGCGGTGGACTTCAATCATTGGTTGTCGCGCAAGCCTCAGCACTTAATGATCCGTTTACGAGCTTGGGTCAGTCTAATTCCACAGGATCGTTGTCCACCGGTACAGTAACCTCTGCTCAAGCACCAACGGAAACATTGCTTGCCGTAGCCAGTGCAGATAATTCAGGTATTGAAGTGTTCAACGCTATTGCCCCAAATGGTTTTGAGCTTAACCAATATATGCGCATTGCTAATTTACCATTCCCGAATAAGGTGCTGATTTTTAATCGTTGGGGTGATAAGGTATACGAAGTGGAGAATTATGATGATACCGTACCCGGTAAACGTTTTGCCGGATTAGATACAAAAGGCAATGAGTTGCCTTCCGGTAACTATTTCTACAAAATAGAAGTGGATCAAAAAGAAGTGAAAACCGGCTATCTTTCCCTTAAGCGTTAA